A single genomic interval of Noviherbaspirillum cavernae harbors:
- a CDS encoding MFS transporter, translated as MIGLMWSLGIVAEIVSFFHQAPVFRFFDVQKLMVASLIPAVMRFLMIGYCAESLVLLMIAHALNAATFGGLILDGLWDTSGSQAVYLMAAVFSLAATS; from the coding sequence GTGATAGGTTTGATGTGGTCGCTGGGCATCGTCGCAGAGATTGTGTCTTTCTTTCATCAAGCTCCGGTTTTCCGATTCTTCGATGTGCAGAAGTTGATGGTGGCGAGCTTGATTCCGGCCGTCATGCGCTTCTTGATGATCGGCTACTGTGCCGAGTCGCTGGTGTTGTTGATGATTGCACATGCGCTGAACGCAGCGACGTTTGGCGGACTGATTCTGGATGGCTTGTGGGATACATCCGGCTCGCAGGCAGTCTATTTGATGGCCGCAGTTTTCTCGCTGGCAGCTACATCATGA
- the aroC gene encoding chorismate synthase, producing MSGNTFGTIFTVTTFGESHGPAIGCVVDGCPPGMTLSEADIQPELDRRRPGTSRHVTQRQEPDKVEILSGVYEGKTTGTPIALLIRNEDQRSKDYGNIVETFRPGHADYTYWHKYGIRDPRGGGRSSARLTAPVVGAAAIAKKWLKEQYGTTFKGCMSQLGEIAIPFESWDHVQQNPFFAANATILPRLEDYMDALRKDGDSCGARIDVVAENVPVGLGEPIYDKLDAEIAYAMLGINAVKGVEIGAGFKSIAQKGTEHGDELTPEGFASNNAGGVLGGISTGQNITVSIAIKPTSSIRTPRGSIDKSGQPIQVETFGRHDPCVGIRATPIAEAMLALVLMDHALRHRAQCGDVRVPTPKIPAHIK from the coding sequence ATGTCCGGCAACACTTTCGGCACTATTTTCACTGTCACTACATTTGGCGAATCTCACGGCCCCGCCATCGGATGCGTGGTCGATGGCTGCCCGCCGGGCATGACACTGTCGGAAGCTGACATACAACCGGAACTGGATCGCCGCAGGCCCGGGACGTCGCGCCACGTCACGCAACGGCAGGAGCCGGACAAGGTCGAAATCCTTTCCGGCGTCTACGAGGGCAAGACAACCGGCACTCCAATTGCGTTGCTAATACGCAACGAAGACCAGCGCAGCAAGGATTACGGCAACATCGTCGAAACCTTCCGTCCGGGGCATGCCGATTACACCTACTGGCACAAATACGGTATCCGCGACCCACGCGGTGGCGGGCGCTCGTCGGCACGACTCACTGCGCCCGTGGTTGGTGCGGCGGCAATCGCAAAAAAATGGCTGAAGGAACAGTACGGAACCACATTCAAGGGGTGCATGAGCCAGTTGGGCGAAATCGCCATTCCCTTCGAATCGTGGGACCACGTGCAGCAAAACCCCTTCTTTGCCGCCAACGCCACCATTCTGCCCAGGCTGGAGGACTACATGGATGCGCTGCGCAAGGATGGCGATTCATGCGGCGCGCGCATCGACGTTGTGGCTGAAAATGTGCCGGTCGGACTGGGCGAACCCATTTACGACAAGCTCGACGCGGAAATCGCCTATGCCATGTTGGGGATCAATGCGGTCAAGGGAGTGGAAATCGGCGCGGGGTTCAAGTCGATTGCGCAGAAAGGCACGGAGCATGGCGATGAACTGACACCGGAAGGCTTTGCGTCCAACAACGCTGGCGGCGTACTGGGCGGCATCTCGACCGGGCAGAACATTACGGTATCGATCGCGATCAAGCCGACTTCCAGCATTCGTACTCCACGCGGCTCCATCGACAAGAGCGGACAGCCGATTCAGGTCGAAACCTTCGGCCGCCATGATCCCTGCGTGGGAATTCGCGCGACGCCGATTGCGGAAGCGATGCTGGCATTGGTGCTGATGGATCATGCGCTGCGGCACAGGGCGCAGTGCGGCGATGTACGCGTGCCAACACCGAAGATTCCCGCGCATATCAAATGA
- a CDS encoding putative bifunctional diguanylate cyclase/phosphodiesterase yields MPPTITSHEDDLVFLDEVVTISGAAKSSVATDVWRVMIVDDDADVHAATEFALGNLEMQHRPLQFLHAYSATEARKLLSQQQDIAVILLDVVMEQEDAGLQLVRHIREVLKLTEVRIILRTGQPGYAPELDAIRDFDINDYKTKSELTRIKLYTTVTAAIRSYQQICAINAGRRGLDLIVRMSAELMALHDLPNFAAGVIERLARLLQKDPEGVAVRQERTHGRTRGDLTVIAATGRYAELVGKPLHDAARIAGAAELALEQRRHIYSESHITLYFSSSSDGSGFVVHLNTGEPVNEVQQRLLEFFCSNIAVALDNVMLVNRLRNFAFHDPLTKLPNRAHIKELLDATLACADKLETTLALVDIDHFAETNDALGHQFGDLLLLGVAARLQSQLGDQLTIGRVGSDTFGVLGNSERVNPAALLQLFEKPFSIDGHDVQLSATIGLVRLCDYEDRDVDALKDADIALKRAKLQQRAGHFYFSRSMGVDIRERVRMMHALRTAFEAKELFVVYQPQIDLATRRPIGAEALLRWKTADGTFISPDRFIPIAEYSGLIIEMGEWVLREACKELVRLQQLGFDDFKISVNVSQVQFRHPRFLDTLRAALQDTGASPARIELEITESIAMDDPNVLFDLLEQIKETGVTIAIDDFGTGFSSLSYLQRLRADKLKIDRAFVAEITNSSRGGSIAEMVIQLGRNLGMSVIAEGVEDEHQAGKLASLGCPLTQGYLFAKPMTVDHLTEWLTRNSPA; encoded by the coding sequence ATGCCCCCAACAATCACGTCGCACGAGGACGATCTTGTCTTTCTGGACGAGGTGGTCACGATATCGGGCGCTGCCAAATCTTCCGTGGCAACGGATGTCTGGCGCGTGATGATTGTCGACGATGACGCCGATGTGCATGCCGCGACGGAGTTCGCGCTGGGCAATCTGGAAATGCAACACCGGCCGCTGCAGTTCCTGCATGCCTATTCCGCCACGGAGGCGCGCAAGCTGCTGTCGCAGCAGCAGGACATCGCCGTCATTCTTCTCGATGTTGTGATGGAACAGGAAGACGCCGGCCTCCAACTGGTACGGCATATACGCGAAGTGCTGAAGCTGACGGAAGTGCGGATCATCCTGCGCACCGGCCAGCCGGGCTACGCACCGGAGCTTGACGCGATCCGCGACTTCGACATCAACGACTACAAGACGAAATCCGAACTGACCCGCATCAAGCTGTACACCACGGTTACCGCTGCAATCCGCTCCTATCAACAGATCTGCGCAATCAATGCGGGACGTCGCGGATTGGATCTGATAGTTCGGATGAGCGCGGAATTGATGGCGCTCCACGACCTGCCGAATTTCGCGGCAGGCGTGATCGAACGGCTGGCAAGACTTCTGCAGAAGGATCCCGAAGGCGTGGCCGTCCGTCAGGAAAGAACGCATGGCAGGACGCGCGGCGACCTGACAGTGATCGCCGCTACCGGTCGCTACGCCGAACTGGTCGGCAAGCCATTGCATGATGCTGCGCGTATCGCCGGCGCGGCGGAACTTGCGCTGGAACAGCGCCGCCACATCTATTCCGAAAGCCACATTACGCTCTATTTCAGCAGCAGCAGCGACGGCTCAGGATTTGTCGTCCATCTGAACACTGGCGAACCAGTCAATGAAGTGCAACAACGCCTGCTGGAATTCTTTTGCAGCAACATTGCAGTGGCGCTCGATAACGTCATGCTGGTCAATCGCCTGCGCAATTTCGCTTTTCACGACCCGCTGACCAAACTGCCCAATCGCGCGCACATCAAAGAGCTGCTCGATGCAACCCTTGCCTGCGCGGACAAGCTTGAAACCACGCTGGCATTGGTCGATATCGACCACTTCGCGGAAACCAACGACGCGCTGGGACACCAGTTCGGCGACCTTCTCTTGCTCGGGGTCGCCGCGCGCCTGCAATCGCAGCTTGGCGATCAGTTGACGATAGGCCGGGTTGGCAGCGACACCTTCGGCGTCCTGGGCAATTCCGAGCGGGTGAATCCGGCCGCCCTGCTGCAACTGTTCGAGAAGCCGTTCAGCATCGACGGCCACGATGTGCAGCTATCCGCCACGATCGGTCTGGTCCGGCTGTGCGATTACGAGGATCGCGACGTCGATGCGCTCAAGGATGCGGACATTGCATTGAAGCGGGCAAAGCTGCAGCAACGCGCCGGACATTTCTATTTCTCGCGCAGCATGGGCGTGGATATCCGCGAACGGGTCCGCATGATGCACGCATTGCGTACCGCATTCGAAGCGAAGGAACTGTTTGTCGTTTACCAGCCGCAGATCGATCTGGCGACGCGCCGCCCCATCGGCGCGGAGGCACTGCTGCGCTGGAAAACCGCGGACGGCACTTTCATCTCGCCGGACCGTTTCATCCCGATCGCCGAATACTCCGGCCTGATCATCGAGATGGGCGAATGGGTGTTGCGCGAAGCATGCAAGGAACTGGTGCGGCTGCAGCAACTCGGCTTCGATGACTTCAAGATTTCCGTCAACGTCTCGCAAGTCCAGTTCCGCCATCCCCGCTTCCTCGACACACTGCGCGCGGCGCTGCAAGACACCGGGGCATCTCCCGCCCGTATCGAGCTGGAAATCACGGAGTCGATTGCGATGGACGATCCGAATGTGCTCTTCGATCTGCTGGAGCAGATCAAGGAGACTGGCGTGACCATTGCCATCGACGATTTCGGTACGGGTTTTTCATCGTTGAGCTATCTGCAACGCCTGCGTGCGGACAAGCTGAAGATCGACCGCGCCTTCGTCGCCGAAATCACGAATTCTTCGCGCGGCGGCAGCATTGCCGAAATGGTGATCCAGCTCGGGCGCAACCTGGGCATGTCGGTCATTGCGGAAGGCGTGGAAGACGAGCATCAGGCTGGCAAGCTGGCCTCGCTCGGCTGCCCGCTGACGCAGGGATATCTGTTTGCAAAGCCCATGACCGTGGACCATTTGACGGAATGGCTGACCCGGAACAGCCCGGCATGA